The following proteins are encoded in a genomic region of Xenopus laevis strain J_2021 chromosome 3L, Xenopus_laevis_v10.1, whole genome shotgun sequence:
- the mterf2.L gene encoding transcription termination factor 2, mitochondrial isoform X1: MGVGIRGLILTLASVKDEFESHYEWLNRISTCEETMLKQIVLNLVRLQTSRSNSLALHNQVFLYGKILNTKTRLCPSLYLATDIKDFEKENTRTVDSLYRLCVNIKKIRQLKGWVLSKDVAFVEEIGQILKDMGANEATIANIFESCPEAFLHPPAEINSQRTLWHSVCPNDEQLVKIIEKFPDSFFCYKSTTHQKANIEYFQELRLSNKIISRLLASSPQIFCNSVTSNKKIINELEQNYLCLGGKQTNFKTWLMKLLSQDPFILSKPSLSMKGNLKFFQSLGFSNEEVLKLLSKLKGVIFDINREHMEAGIMFLKTVFKCREEEVKHLIMKCPGLLCYSVPTLNNRIKCMLDEGISVRQIKDCPNVLELTPQIIQFRIQKIKVLGHNVKNANLDIINGTKKDFEANYGKLHVKKERPMFNPVSPLHIEE; encoded by the exons ATGGGTGTCGGAATTCGTGGATTGATTCTGACCCTGGCGTCAGTAAAAG atgaaTTTGAGTCCCATTATGAATGGTTAAATAGAATCTCCACCTGTGAAGAAACAATGCTGAAACAAATAGTCCTCAACCTGGTTAGGTTGCAGACGTCTAGGAGCAACTCTCTTGCTTTAcataatcaagtttttttgtatGGGAAAATATTGAATACTAAGACAAGGCTATGTCCATCACTCTACCTGGCTACTGATATCAAGGACTTTGAGAAGGAAAATACAAGAACTGTTGACAGCCTTTACAGGTTGTGTGTCAATATTAAGAAAATCCGCCAGCTGAAAGGCTGGGTGCTTTCTAAAGATGTGGCCTTTGTTGAGGAGATTGGTCAGATCTTGAAAGATATGGGAGCAAATGAAGCCACTATAGCCAATATTTTCGAGTCTTGTCCCGAAGCTTTTCTCCATCCACCAGCAGAGATTAATTCACAAAGAACCTTGTGGCATTCAGTTTGTCCCAATGATGAACAGCttgttaaaataattgaaaaatttcCAGATTCTTTTTTCTGTTACAAATCTACAACCCATCAAAAAGCCAATATCGAATACTTTCAAGAGTTGAGACTTAGCAACAAAATTATCTCTAGACTTTTAGCAAGTTCTCCACAGATCTTTTGTAATTCAGTTACTAGTAATAAGAAGATTATCAATGAGCTAGAACAGAATTACCTTTGTCTGGGTGGTAAGCAAACTAACTTCAAAACATGGCTGATGAAATTGTTAAGCCAAGACCCGTTTATCCTATCAAAGCCTTCATTATCAATGAAGGGAAATTTGAAGTTCTTTCAAAGCCTCGGCTTTTCCAACGAAGAAGTTCTGAAGCTTCTGTCTAAGCTCAAAGGTGTTATTTTTGATATTAATAGGGAACACATGGAAGCTGGCATTATGTTTCTAAAAACGGTTTTCAAATGCAGAGAGGAAGAGGTGAAACATCTGATAATGAAATGTCCAGGACTTCTGTGTTACTCTGTGCCAACATTGAATAACCGGATAAAATGTATGCTCGACGAAGGCATCTCTGTCAGACAGATCAAGGACTGCCCTAATGTGTTAGAGCTCACCCCACAAATTATACAGtttagaattcaaaaaataaaagtattgggCCATAATGTAAAGAATGCAAATTTAGATATTATAAATGGGACAAAAAAGGACTTTGAAGCAAACTATGGcaaattgcatgtaaaaaaagAACGACCAATGTTTAATCCAGTTTCTCCTTTGCATATCGAGGAATGA
- the mterf2.L gene encoding transcription termination factor 2, mitochondrial isoform X2, with protein sequence MLKQIVLNLVRLQTSRSNSLALHNQVFLYGKILNTKTRLCPSLYLATDIKDFEKENTRTVDSLYRLCVNIKKIRQLKGWVLSKDVAFVEEIGQILKDMGANEATIANIFESCPEAFLHPPAEINSQRTLWHSVCPNDEQLVKIIEKFPDSFFCYKSTTHQKANIEYFQELRLSNKIISRLLASSPQIFCNSVTSNKKIINELEQNYLCLGGKQTNFKTWLMKLLSQDPFILSKPSLSMKGNLKFFQSLGFSNEEVLKLLSKLKGVIFDINREHMEAGIMFLKTVFKCREEEVKHLIMKCPGLLCYSVPTLNNRIKCMLDEGISVRQIKDCPNVLELTPQIIQFRIQKIKVLGHNVKNANLDIINGTKKDFEANYGKLHVKKERPMFNPVSPLHIEE encoded by the coding sequence ATGCTGAAACAAATAGTCCTCAACCTGGTTAGGTTGCAGACGTCTAGGAGCAACTCTCTTGCTTTAcataatcaagtttttttgtatGGGAAAATATTGAATACTAAGACAAGGCTATGTCCATCACTCTACCTGGCTACTGATATCAAGGACTTTGAGAAGGAAAATACAAGAACTGTTGACAGCCTTTACAGGTTGTGTGTCAATATTAAGAAAATCCGCCAGCTGAAAGGCTGGGTGCTTTCTAAAGATGTGGCCTTTGTTGAGGAGATTGGTCAGATCTTGAAAGATATGGGAGCAAATGAAGCCACTATAGCCAATATTTTCGAGTCTTGTCCCGAAGCTTTTCTCCATCCACCAGCAGAGATTAATTCACAAAGAACCTTGTGGCATTCAGTTTGTCCCAATGATGAACAGCttgttaaaataattgaaaaatttcCAGATTCTTTTTTCTGTTACAAATCTACAACCCATCAAAAAGCCAATATCGAATACTTTCAAGAGTTGAGACTTAGCAACAAAATTATCTCTAGACTTTTAGCAAGTTCTCCACAGATCTTTTGTAATTCAGTTACTAGTAATAAGAAGATTATCAATGAGCTAGAACAGAATTACCTTTGTCTGGGTGGTAAGCAAACTAACTTCAAAACATGGCTGATGAAATTGTTAAGCCAAGACCCGTTTATCCTATCAAAGCCTTCATTATCAATGAAGGGAAATTTGAAGTTCTTTCAAAGCCTCGGCTTTTCCAACGAAGAAGTTCTGAAGCTTCTGTCTAAGCTCAAAGGTGTTATTTTTGATATTAATAGGGAACACATGGAAGCTGGCATTATGTTTCTAAAAACGGTTTTCAAATGCAGAGAGGAAGAGGTGAAACATCTGATAATGAAATGTCCAGGACTTCTGTGTTACTCTGTGCCAACATTGAATAACCGGATAAAATGTATGCTCGACGAAGGCATCTCTGTCAGACAGATCAAGGACTGCCCTAATGTGTTAGAGCTCACCCCACAAATTATACAGtttagaattcaaaaaataaaagtattgggCCATAATGTAAAGAATGCAAATTTAGATATTATAAATGGGACAAAAAAGGACTTTGAAGCAAACTATGGcaaattgcatgtaaaaaaagAACGACCAATGTTTAATCCAGTTTCTCCTTTGCATATCGAGGAATGA